Within the Miscanthus floridulus cultivar M001 chromosome 17, ASM1932011v1, whole genome shotgun sequence genome, the region CATCTGCTTGAACTTCAAAGTTTCCGCTGGATCAACTTGCTTACGAGCAGGGCCGtgttctactgaccggactctactcgCAAAATTGAGTGAACTGAGAGTTTCTCCTGAATCCATAGAGCTTGGACTTATCTGCACGAACATTAGCGTCTTGCAATCTCCGCCTGTAAAAATGTTGAATAAGCAAGTTCATCACCTTGTCATTTTTTTGGTACATTCTAGTACACTAATGAAATCAAATAGGATATGAAACTTCATCAGTTTGCTAAAAAGAACAGTGCAATTGCCACGTGAGTAGTACAAGGAGAAAGCTTACCTAAAGAGCTTTGGAGCAAATGAGTCAACTTGGAATTCCTAGTTGACAGCAAAAAGGAAATGGAGGTGGTAAGACCAAGATAATTTAAGCAGCTAAGCAAAGTAGATACCTTAGTATGTGAATAGGACTAACCTGTATGGAATATGGGAATTTTTTGAGGCAAGAGCAGATATAACATCACCCAAGGCAGATAGTGATTTGTTGATGAACTGTGATTCTTTCAGCCTATCTCCTTCTACCCCAGTTTTAGCTATTCTCTCACTTCCAGCAAGATCAACCAGCCACATGTGGCTTCTGCTCCTCTGATAAGTCACCAAATTATCGCTCCTAACAGTGACCCTAACCAAACTGCAAATAGATTGCAAGAGGCAAAATGTTTTATCTCAGTGCTATAGTAATGATAATTGACAAAATCTGAATCTAAACGATAGTGATCAATCTTACAAAATGGAAGTATATCATAGATTATGATCTTAATTAATTAGAATGAATACATAACACAAGGTGAAACACCAAAACCCTCACCTGTGAGAGCGGCTGCTGAGTTCATTAGCATTGGTTGAGCCAACAGATCTATTTTGAGCACCAAACTTCAGTTTCTCCCAAACACCATCTATATTATAAACTGGAGCCTCAACTAAACCATGAACTTCTTGTGTTCCATCAGCATTTTGCTTAATATCCAACCTTGAATTGCAACAAGATAACATGTTTAAGCAATGGATCTTTTCTCGCCAAAAAAGAGAACGGAAGGAATTGTACCTTTTTGATTGATCATTGCTCTCATCAAGAAGATCTCTGATCTTTTCGTTGTAAACTTCCAAGATGCTTACAGAAAATGTGTATGTAACAGATGCACTTCTTTTCTCTGACATTCTGAACAGTTCTTCCAAAGCCCTATAATTTACACCCCTATTTTCTGGAATCCCTTCCATTGTGAAAGTTTTCCCGGTTCCTGTTTGCCCATATGCAAAGATGCATACGTTGAAACCATCCATCGCTGATCTAACAACGGGCACTGTTTCTGAAAACACGGCCTCTGCACAAAAAGGTTGGAATACGACTACTTAAACATGTATACTAATAGCATACTTGACAAGTCAGCTAGGTCCAGTTTCAGTCAATTATACCTTGGTCATCCTCTGGGCCAAAAACATGGTCGAACTTAAAGGGCTTCCTTTCTTTTTCATTAGGGACAAACTGCAGCTCGGTCTCCTGTGCTGGGTCAATCTCAACCACAGATGAACACCCACGGGTGACCTCATCGGAGCTCAGAGGTCTGCATCTGCAGAACACCCTAATGTTACCTCTTAGCTCAATAAGCTCATTGTACAGACGCCGCCTCTCTGCACACTCGTCTGTGTACTTCTTCTTCAGACCATTATATCTGGGCTCACACTCCTCAGAGCACTTGACAACCTGCTTCTTGTATCTCTCCATGAGGTTGTTATACTTCTCCCCTACACACAAATAAAGACCAAACACCACAAATAATTATAGCCACAGGAATCAAAATACTTCAAATACTTGAGCAAAGCATGTGTATGATAGTTGTGTGTACCTAGGAAGCGGAGGGCAGCTGGGCGGTCAGGAGTACTGATCTCCTTCAGCTGCGGTGACAATATAATAGAGTCCTCTCCATGATCCCCAAACTCCTGAAGAAAAGACACAATGCAATCAGAAGCGAACAGCCCTATCATCTTTACTCTTGAAACAAAGTTCAACCATCATTGCGAATGGAGAAAGAAGAAATCAACATTTTGCTGCTCGGTTTCATGTGCCTTTAAGATTTTTCTAATTCAATTTCTCTGGTTGGTCAGATATTTGTACATCTACGATAAGCACGAGCAGGAATCTAGAGAATTCCAAATCGCCACGGCCACGAATTGGCATCCAGAGGAGCTCTCACCTCCATGAAGCTGCGGAGAGCCTCCCCTGCTCCTGCCATCGCCTCCTTCTttgcctcctcctcctgctcgacATCGCTGCCCACCGTGGCGTCCTCAACTGCGAACAATTTCCCCACCGTGAGAGGGACGCAGCAAACCCTACTGGCCATCTGCTGCTTGCGTCTAGACGAAGAGACCGAACCTGTATCCTGCTGAGGCAACAGCGGCGGCGCGGGATTCAGGTCTCCCCCGGGATCCGCGCACTCCACCGCTCCCCGCTCATCGTCATCTGGCAAGCAAACACCAGGCCGTGTGAGGCGAAGACGCACGCCATGCCAACCGGGTACACCCCAATAATAAAGGAACCCTACTCCTCGCCTGAGAACTGAGAAACAGTACCTCGCGTTTGCCGCGGCGGGGACGCGGCCGGCGCTGGTGAGGACGGCGGGGACGTGGCCGGCGCTGGTGAgggcggcggggaggaggaggacgccCCCGCGGCGACCGGATCCGATTCCATCGCTGCGATCCGGTGGTCggagggcggcggcgaggaggatgCCCCCGCGGCGGCCGGATCCGACTCCATCGCTGCGATCTGGTGgtcggagggcggcggcggcgaggaagaCGCCCCCGCCGCGGCGACCGGATCCGGCTCCATCGCTGCGACCTGGTGGTCGGGGATTCGCTCGCCGGATCTCGTTGAGCTGGGGGATCGGGGAGGCTTGCGAGGatgagacatgagggacgtgGGGTGGGGTTTGGGGAAGGAGCGCAGGATTCGAGTTTTGAACTGGACCGATCCGTTGGGGTTGGGGTTTGGCTGTATAGAGAGGAAATGACCGTTGGAGAGGCCGCGCCTTTGCGTTCGTCTGCGGTGGGGGCGCCGTTGCGGGGGAGCCGTAGCAGATCCAGCGACGCGTTataacacatgatttttttttcaccatagaattaagatccagtAGCCTCCACCCTCTTTCTACCTTCAGTCTTTAGCCTTCTTCTAtctccagacaatcacaaattACAATATTACAGATCCACGtatcacaaaaaaaaaactttttttctATGGAATGACAAATCacagcagaggaggaggaggaggagaggctaCTGGAGCCGGATCCGCTACAGACCGAGCTGCACGTTGCGCGGCGTCAGAGAACGTGTGCGTGTGTGCGTCAGAGAACACGTAGCTTCGCTTGGACATAGCGACGGCGCGGGCGAGATCACAGGACGCGTGCGTGCGTTTGGCGGCGTCAGCAGAACGGAGGGTAGAAGAGataaaaaaatccatgtgtttttttccgctaaaacacatgtgtgttgtatagcatttctgtttttTTTCTGTTTAATAATGTAACCCATTTGTCAGTCGGCCATATTGGATACGCTTAAATTTAGATTTTGAGCAGAATTAAGTAAGAATCCTGCTCAATCTGCTGGATAATTTTTGTATTCTCTGGACCGTAGAATTTTGCTGTTTAATACAGTTTATTTTAAGGGACTGTTTGGTTGTGTCCCGAGAATAACGAGAAACGACGTCAAACCAAATGGGAGAGAAATGTTTCACGTTCTTTACCTTGGCTCCCGGATTGGCTGTAGGGTAGCTTCGCAGCGATTCTGCTCCTTGACTCCCGATTGGCTGCAGG harbors:
- the LOC136518675 gene encoding kinesin-like protein KIN-14J isoform X1, which gives rise to MEPDPVAAAGASSSPPPPSDHQIAAMESDPAAAGASSSPPPSDHRIAAMESDPVAAGASSSSPPPSPAPATSPPSSPAPAASPPRQTRDDDERGAVECADPGGDLNPAPPLLPQQDTVEDATVGSDVEQEEEAKKEAMAGAGEALRSFMEEFGDHGEDSIILSPQLKEISTPDRPAALRFLGEKYNNLMERYKKQVVKCSEECEPRYNGLKKKYTDECAERRRLYNELIELRGNIRVFCRCRPLSSDEVTRGCSSVVEIDPAQETELQFVPNEKERKPFKFDHVFGPEDDQEAVFSETVPVVRSAMDGFNVCIFAYGQTGTGKTFTMEGIPENRGVNYRALEELFRMSEKRSASVTYTFSVSILEVYNEKIRDLLDESNDQSKRLDIKQNADGTQEVHGLVEAPVYNIDGVWEKLKFGAQNRSVGSTNANELSSRSHSLVRVTVRSDNLVTYQRSRSHMWLVDLAGSERIAKTGVEGDRLKESQFINKSLSALGDVISALASKNSHIPYRNSKLTHLLQSSLGGDCKTLMFVQISPSSMDSGETLSSLNFASRVRSVEHGPARKQVDPAETLKFKQMTEKLRHEEKENAQLNQRLQLMQLKHASRENVFRTLNEKVKDAEQACRNYQQRIRELENELGNEKRASRDSARSSRPPLVPPRQRQSQGRNNSYVPPSGPSRWRLKAPTINNKENIPVAMNKPNPVDDPNKALGRARRVSLTPVMRHVPIQPKRRSSMAILPSVREHFCVLNEKRGGSQLPRGSVATFGVNLVPATLLAGHGGPVYATPDGAKYRKFDLGSSSKFTSPPPNVGMWNKVTPQQKLGMAPAGGPANAAKLCFSIQKRVTPPRVRATPPPRVRATSGLGIFDPALRENMAVGIAGKARRVLNAKRRQSVI
- the LOC136518675 gene encoding kinesin-like protein KIN-14J isoform X2, whose protein sequence is MESDPVAAGASSSSPPPSPAPATSPPSSPAPAASPPRQTRVEDATVGSDVEQEEEAKKEAMAGAGEALRSFMEEFGDHGEDSIILSPQLKEISTPDRPAALRFLGEKYNNLMERYKKQVVKCSEECEPRYNGLKKKYTDECAERRRLYNELIELRGNIRVFCRCRPLSSDEVTRGCSSVVEIDPAQETELQFVPNEKERKPFKFDHVFGPEDDQEAVFSETVPVVRSAMDGFNVCIFAYGQTGTGKTFTMEGIPENRGVNYRALEELFRMSEKRSASVTYTFSVSILEVYNEKIRDLLDESNDQSKRLDIKQNADGTQEVHGLVEAPVYNIDGVWEKLKFGAQNRSVGSTNANELSSRSHSLVRVTVRSDNLVTYQRSRSHMWLVDLAGSERIAKTGVEGDRLKESQFINKSLSALGDVISALASKNSHIPYRNSKLTHLLQSSLGGDCKTLMFVQISPSSMDSGETLSSLNFASRVRSVEHGPARKQVDPAETLKFKQMTEKLRHEEKENAQLNQRLQLMQLKHASRENVFRTLNEKVKDAEQACRNYQQRIRELENELGNEKRASRDSARSSRPPLVPPRQRQSQGRNNSYVPPSGPSRWRLKAPTINNKENIPVAMNKPNPVDDPNKALGRARRVSLTPVMRHVPIQPKRRSSMAILPSVREHFCVLNEKRGGSQLPRGSVATFGVNLVPATLLAGHGGPVYATPDGAKYRKFDLGSSSKFTSPPPNVGMWNKVTPQQKLGMAPAGGPANAAKLCFSIQKRVTPPRVRATPPPRVRATSGLGIFDPALRENMAVGIAGKARRVLNAKRRQSVI